The Cydia strobilella chromosome 5, ilCydStro3.1, whole genome shotgun sequence region CGACctttactttatttatacaAGCCAAATGCCAAATGGTCTTCCTGCAATCTTGGGCCGATTGCATaacaacttgtaactaataatattagcggaagtctgccgaggttttcccgaggggctacagtatgaggttcttcaaaaaatgagtgtacaggtttgtaaagggtcggcaacgcgcatgtaatatctctggtgttgcaggcgtccttaggctacggtgactgcttaccatcaggcgggccgtatgcttgtttgccaccgacgtggtatttaaaaaaaaaacaagggaATTGGAAAGTGAGttccgctaatattattagataCAAGTTGTTATGCAACCGGCccctgttcactttttctaatTTGGCACCTTTCTATCTAAAGAAACTGGAAAACATACTTTttcctcactagctcggaaagccgtctttatACTTTAGCCgttttaccgttttttttttctgctttTGCTGCTGCAAGCTGgtaaaaaagcattttatccactagtggggaaagtaatttgacattGGAGCGTGTTTAGGTAGCGTttaacagataacaaaacgaaaaacgctcataataatggttcgttccatatcaattatcattaaataaatggttcgagaatttaatgaaaaataccaaatttagctttgtttaatgattttgaGTCATaagccttaaaattccataagaaacatttgttttttataaagatgttgaatataattctgaacgcacaagttgagtcgatgcaattttaaaacgcatcgtcagaaatatattataataaatatatattgatgatgattatattaacctgatgatgatcataatgtgtacaaataaagactggttttatgagctgtttttttttgcatgttgcactttcctcgctatgaaaagttttgtgttacacacgggtgcaaatgtattttacttctcgtgtgttgaaatactcgatacgctcaggattctattttagaaccactcgcatcgctcgtggttcaactatagcatcctttcgcttactcgtgtttcaattccacactcgcgggtaaaatacaactttgcccTTGTacatataacaaataactattaaataaaggTTACTTTTATTCCAATAGTGCATTCGATTCCAGACGAGTTGTGTTCCTTATTCTCTAGGAATTTTCGGACTTCAGACGGTTTCcgttatttttatcttataatATGAGAATTCAATCAAAGATGTAGAAGACCCAGTAAACAGCATTAAACACTAGGAAAGAGACGGGAAAGATGACGCGCGAGTATGTGTCGATGACGTTGACGTCTCGGATCTTGGGCATGGACGCTTTTAAGACGGACGCACCGCGCCGCAAGGCGTGGATCATCTTCGGCTTACCGGTCGAACCATCTAAAACATAAAACAGATATATATTGATAAgattatacaaattttatattgaagaaaaaaatggaaaaagtcacgcttccggcaggacttaaaacggcaacctccgcaatccgtgcgttgctcttaactaatttagctacggaagcctaccagccgggctagcacatgattggcgcgagagcaTCTCGCCGCGacagactacccgtccctctttgtcgcgacaatcatgtgctcggcctacagaaccttgcaaatctttgcattccttcccttatcacgcctttggggtggcgttttttccattttttcctttgatataaaatttggagtatcgttcgcagacgtatctgtctagctatcacggttcataagatacagcttggtgacagacagacagacagacagacagacagacagacggacagacggacggacagacggacagcggagtcttagtaatagggtcccgtttttaccctttgggtacggaaccctaaaaatcatttttcctcTCACTAGCTCGAAAAGTtctcttttatcctttaaaacaagcggggaaaaacgcatgttatccactagtggggaaattaatttgaccttggatggagcatgtttaagtagcttgacagataacaaaacgtttgatattaattatcattaaacaaatggtttgagaatctaataaaaaataccaaatttagctttatttaatgattttatgtcataaaccttaaagttccataagaaacgtttgttttttaataatgatgttaaatgtaattctgaacgcacaagttgagtcgatgcaatttcaaaacgcatcattgacatttcatacgtcagaaatgtcaacattgacaacaaaatTTTGACTTAAAAatttctcacgtaaaaatacagaatttccagttttttgttataatatcgtaaaaaaatgagtgatttcagtgatgaagatgatctaacgcctgtggatgttgcactttcctcgctatagtgaggtgaaaagttttgtgttacacacgggtgcaaatgtattttacttctcgtgtttcaattccacactcgcgggtaaaatacaactttgcacccttgtataacaaataactatatccatATACAGGTTGATTTATGCGACGTGAGCAGGACTAACCCTGCACACTCAGTAACGGTTAATTGATCGGTTACCATCGTACTTACGTGAAACAATCACACTTTTTCCAATTTTCTTACCTTTTGATGAGGACAAAATTAATTCTTTACAATCATGTCACAGTGTCAGTATTTGACGGATGTATTCTAATTGTAAGATGACCATGCATGtgggaaataaattaaaaactttcttTTAAcacgacaaaaaaattatactattACAAAACAGTTGCTTTTAATTTACTAAATGCGCAGTGTTATtcctgctcacgtctcctgAATCATCCTGTTCctgtatatacagggtggctaaaaaataagtgcattcccgttgtcagggaggttttgggattatactgagcaacttttactatggggctaaccacgaaatcgcgaaaaaaaatttaaccctcccatagaaaatggaccagccaaaatgtataaaacagccaaattttttttcgcgattttagggttggtcccatagtaaaagttgctcagtataatcccaaaacctccctggcaacggcaatgcacttatttttaagccaccgtgtatacatttttgatatttttagttttaacagttttaaatgattcacggttagtttcactagacttaaatcattcattcatcattcatATTATAATTCTTAAGtcacttttagttttaatcgtatatcgatagatggcagtaaatttgctataactacaaaatttactatgacagtagtacccctctatcctatatattatcTTTGGTATTTCTGAGGGCCGTGACTTCTGTGCCGATATAATGCTAGCAGAATCAAGTGCAGTGTAAAGTTTGACGGTCGATGTTAAATAAAACTCATCATATTAACATTACCAACATCACCAACCCAATCATATTGGGGCACGATCATTTGGACATTTTAAAGCTCGCCTTTGTAGTATTTAACTAGAACTAATGGTTGGGAAGCCCAAGAGGGggtttttgtagttactcgagcgcgtcagatgagtgatatcttgctaccccgCGGAATCtacctttaccacttttagccgtctatgttgagcagTTGGTTGATGGGGGCGAttcaacaaatcgttaagcagattgtggatttggtcattttagtccaaattaatgctataattgtgctattactaaatcttacaataaaattattgtacGCATTTTattaatctgacggttacaatgtgaaaattgggcgtcgaacttgtggtcgtcggattaaggaaatgcgtacaaataagtgtcatgttcagttatagaaaaattatagcattaacttgaACCAAAACGACCAATATCACATTCACGAACTTTTTGAATTCCTAGAATTCGGTCTGGTGCGGTAACGTAGATGCGTGTGGTCCCGCTGAAGGCGCAGCGAGGGCGGCGCTCCCGCCGCCGCGGCCGGCAGCGGCTTGGACCGCAGCCCGAGCAGCGGGGACACACGTCCCGCGGAGCTCGTGCATTCCCGGAGCGCTATGATCTCTTCCGGAGAGCGGGAGCCTGGATGTaacgtgttttaattattatttcaacacacttgctcgtaacgtgGAAGTTATTGAGccgcttttaggctcataatcctagatattaaacacgcatgcttattcattatattatataatgaaaaagcacacGTGGAATTATAATCCGACtgacttaagaaggtaactgattgctaatactATGTATGGAAACAGATCATTCTtaaattggtcgagtagatttttgAACGCGGACTGGAGGGCGCCGGTGAGCCGCTGACCGCCTGCCGGGGCCCGGCCGGTCCGCCAGCGGCAGGCGAAAGGGGCGGcagcagtatgacagattttagacttttacttagctgttttaataattaatatgaaagtttcttttttttcctcgcaagtgtgttgaaaaccgTCGTGTGAAACGCACATGCACATTGCATTGGtaattacacacatcggctttcttattgcacaatatcgcctcatagtaatgaccaacgtagcacacttatatcacaatgtactattactgcTATTTAGaattcaatttaataatttcatgCTTGAAAAACTAAAGCTTCTAACTCTAGAAATAGATGTCTAGATAAATACAAGTATAAATGTTAACATTCACGTGACCTCTGTAACTTGGTTAGAAACGCTTAGTGTCTATAGACATTCTTCATTCAACCCTTACTACATACGAGTACCTAGAAAAACATAGTAAAACATtgaaaaattgttatttgtacaacaagagagcatGCACAAAGGTTGATATTTCTGTtgagtgcttattttgagtctcgtgcaagcgaaagattctaatttagaatcttgagcgtagcaagggactcaaaagctagcgagatgtaaataactttgatgatttttcacctcagcagtaaGAGCATGTTTGGAAGGAAAAAtacaatttgaaaaaatgtaatcCTTCTTCATCACTTTTTCACTCTTGTTTTCATAAGGTATTCTAACAATTAAGTTTGATTACCGCCATAAAATACAATACCAAAACGAAATAAACTTCAATGATATAATATGGAATGGAAATAACTCAAATAACGAACGTTAATTGACAACTCCatcgataactttttttttggaaataataattaagataCGCTCCGAATTGCGGATGGCGGCTAtttgtcaactatagttgacaTTGATTGCAGATTGTTAAAAGtagaattattaatttatcgtgataatctttgtatttttttaagttcattattttaattttacaataaaatacgtaaaatatagtgtttttatcaaattttaaacttttttttcattaaataattattacgaattcatacgcgtGTGTTTTGGAACGATGCGTTCTGACTTATTTCAGGGGTCTATTTATAAATACTGTTAATACACCGTTGAATGGCGTTTGAACTTTTTCTTTTTGCTAATTGCTTGAAAGGGACGGAGGGAATAGAATCCAAGTAGGTACTTCGAACTTGTATAGGCCCCGCATGTAGAAATGACGTTCGAATATTAAAGGTCACTTGAATGTCATTTTGTCTCACTCAGTGagcaaaatgcgattttgctcactgtttttaagcagtaaagtacccttgttcgagCTTTTCAGGTGAAAAATATGTTATTCAATGTTTTACTATATCTATGTaataagggttgaataaagaatgTGTCGAACTCGTGATGCTGTAGGGACACAAATGGCTTACCACCAGAACATTTGAAGTCTTTCTCGACACTAGTGCTCGTTGACATCTCCCCTTTCTTTAACTTGGCCCTTCTCCTCGCTCTGGCTCCCCAGTAGGTGTAGTTGACGGCCGCGTACTCGAGCAGTGCGGCGAACACGAACACGAAGCACATGACCAGGTATATGTCGATGGCCTTCACGTAGGAGATGCGCGGGAGGCTGGAGCGCACGCCCGTGCTTATTGTGGTCATCGTCAGTACCGTCGTTATACCTGGACGGTGAAAACTATATTAAGTAGAAGCTTAAATTTTTTCTGtcaaaaattcatttttggCACAAGTTTTtacagctgactgtacttttctttccacgggCAACtcatactcatcgagacaattctaacaaccccaaacacaattaatttgcgttgttttatcacagagttcccatggccaccttctgtctccatcatcataaatatcataatattgcattgtcatccgatttacatacatacatacatacatataatcacgcctatttcccggaggggtaggcagagaccacggatttccacttgctacgatcctgacatacctctttcgcttccttcactttcataacattcctcatacacgctcgtcggtttagggtgctcttgacctggcctttcttcaggatttccccgatctgatcagagaaagtccgccgaggtctgccccttccaactcccgtttctacctctcccttatacactctctttgttagccttctttcactcattctttccacgtgtccaaaccatctcaacatacctttctcaatttttgtcactacatcttcgctcagtccacacttttcccttatcacactgttcctaattctatcttgtaatctcacaccacacacacttctcaacgctctcatttccactgcattcacttggctctgatgcctcttctgccatatccaactttcgctaccatacataagtgtaggcaccagcacccctctatgcacagccaaccgtgccttttgcaacaccttctggctgctcataaaagcgttaagtgccccattcacgcgatttccagcactcactctcctttcaatatctttataatgcttaccgtccctagtgaataatgttcccagtaaatacatgaattttatacggcaaaaaagaagtaccgactatttaaaaaaagcgtagacaccaaataaatgggttctgattttgattacggtgaataaaagtagatgtaagtcaaacgagttgccaatcaacattgttcagactataatgaactgttgccatataaatgagaataatagcgccctcttgacaatgatcatatattcctggtcaggctttaccatAATTGGCGCTCACGATGCGCAGGCAGCTAGCGATGAAAAAGACCGATGACATTCAGCAAAAAATCATGCGAATTGTTTCCGCTAAAGACACGTGGAAGAAACTATTAGAGCGCATCTATGGAGGTACCTGCTTAAACAAGAGATAATACCTATGCCTGAAATTCTTCAGTTACAAGATTGATCCGAATTATGACATCGTTACTCGTGagataattttaaacaatatctggagcaaactgtgtacggagctacGGAGAGTGGCGTGGCGTAGGTATTAAGTACCCCAAATTCTCCTAATGTGacaattattgcaaagaaaataGATATATGTAGAGTCAGAAGCAGCTAGTGAAGGGATTCAACCTACTTGATACCAACTTGGCACTTACACCTGcttttattaggtactatctttgtatgccaaattgaaagcaataaaaatacttactttactttatatttttgtaaaattaataCCACTCTTTGAAACCATTTATGCATAATGTTAGGTCTACTTGGGTGgtttacaagtacattttttgtttggtacctagtaataaaaaatcttttataagttacaagaaatcaaacaaaaaatttacttgtgaaccgcccaagtagacctaatattatgtaagatGAAATTACACGTACGTATGtatatgtagttgtgcacgcacacaattttattatataacccTTTGTTCTGAACATGtttgttttgtagttttaaGTGTTTATATGAAGTCTCTTAGTTCAGTGTGCCTgtcggcaaaggcctcctccaactccttcCAGTATTTCCTCTCTCTTGCCACCCTTGTAcgcacacccacacacacataCATCGTTAGTTTCGGGAGCAAGTCAGAGATGGTGCTTTTaaatgagtttccataaaatgcttcaagtgggctctctttacctattatacttactttactctttgcgtacgacttactcaatataggttccggaacctatatttgatagctcacgatcgagcgcctggtgccatatacctccctttacttacttCCATGAGGGTAATACTTTCCTACTActactgtcaaaacgatttgctaatatggaatttatatgaaaactaatacagtgacgtcacggtcaactcacctactttttatatttctgtCCGATTAATTAagtagaaattgtgtttaaaaataactgctatctacgtTATCTGGTGAATTATTACgagcatggtgtgaaataatttagtttaaatacaGGAAACATCCCTATTGTGTAAAAGCCTTATTAGTAACATTTGTGATGACTTCAATGTCTCCTCACTATTAGCTAGCATGATCTCCTTTGTAACAACTGTCATAATGCTGATCGCAAAAGAGACAACAACTGCATCGTGTTATAGCGTAAGTTTTAGTACAGAAACTGCAACAAATCGCTCACCTAATGCAACTCTCGCAGacgtagcctcgtgattaatccAGAACGAGACCCACGAGAGCATCACAATCAGGATGCACGGCAAGTAAGTTTGGAACACGAAGTAGCCGATGTTTCTGCGCAGTTTGAAACTCAGCGATAGCCGCTGGTACACGCCCGTTGCTAACTTCTCCTGTAACATTGAATTTCAGTGAACAATCCATATAGCAATCGCTGGTGGGCGAAGTAATCTTTATTTACACACTTCAATATCGACATGTTTCGTCTATGGTGTAGAATTGTAGATATTCCATTATTCCTCaattttataatgattttataACTGGACTTAACTACTTAGTAGTGAggttacatatttaattattatacttaaataaattgcTGACAGGACCATTGATGGTTTTTTCAAGCTTTTAAATCAGATTACATAATTTTCAAttgcaaactttttttttgtataggctTCGGCCAATCCAACTGTGTACGTTTTTAATAAAAGAAGATCGcttaaaatagctatttatgcaacaagtgcggaaatcatctttacgcacgtgtatcataaaatgttttactatgcgAGTAaatgtgcgagtaaataaaaaaacatatcatggcaaataagtttaattattaaaaggagtgttttaaatcgacacgagttgcgaattacctattcgcacgtgtatcgtacaacgttttacagtacatatggccctttaaactttcgacatatgcacgaaaagtgctcttttccgcactagtgcgagtagcaccatatgtactgtaaaaaaaattgaaaacaaagagcactagtgcggaaaagtagtactttccgcatgatatggctccgtaggaaacacacttttcgagcacatgcattgtaaaatactTTATAACTTACGATTCTATCATTAGTTTCATGGCCCAGTATAGTAAACTGAGGCAGCTCGGCGTCCTCCACACCGCGTACCGGCGTCTCCTTCCAATACATCACCACGTCCGATACCGTGTACCCATCTGTAGGGTAAACGATATGTTAGCATGCTGTTAACGCGTACGCTGTCGCAAGATGACCCAATATGTCAAGTACCTATCTGGGGCGACTCTTGGTACAACGGGCCACCGTTTTAATTTTGAAAGGAACATTGtcaatatgtaggtaggtacatttgtATTAGGTATTGAGTAGATACTTAATATTAAAAGATCACCTTAAGACATGATAATCCATCTGCTTAGCTTAGTACCTTTCTTCATTACTCCCCAAAAATACTATTTCAGAAAATGCTTGAAGTCTTTTCTCTGTATAAATAGGTATTCTAGGAATTTAACAAAACGTTTTAATGATATTCGATAAGTAGTTAACGTCCTGTAcggtgtttatatttttttttttaactcacgAAATGACATCAATTGATTTGGCAAAACTAAAGCTTGTTGCTGTGCAAACTAAAATTCATAAATGAGACTGACGCGCGAAAAAAAAGTGCGAGTAGAATGGCCAAAATACGAGTAGTGTGTATATATGTATGGAGCACTAGCTAACGTAGCACCAAATCAAGCCATGCAAGGCTAATTGGTCAATCGGGAAAATGGTCAAAGTCTGTATGATAAAAGTTTAACACGTCATCGTTAGCTTGAACGTTTGGGCtagatttattttcatttttattttaggcgGCTGGTACTGAATCGTTAGCACTATattctttgaatttttttactacTATACTTTGTCCAACAAAACGTGCTATATGTAAGTATTATTGCCTTGACAGACAAACAACTGTATGTGACATACGAAAACTAATTCAATTGCTTACTGTTTCGAACTGGCTTGGCAATGACAATGCACattgaaaatatgacattttttaCAGTgaaggcgtattctgattttaataacaggttactTATGAATTTGATGTGGATTTGTTATGGACATGATCGGtccgtgtcaaaagtgacgtttctggttgaagaaatgacCAAGGAGTTTTCATACAAGGGGAGCTAGTACATACAAaaagtcaataaataaaatttctacTTATTACCTGCTTACTCTATAGTTTCATTTCGCTTGGTAGGATAGGAGGAGGGAGGAAAACGTGCCGAACGAAAGGCCCGAGACCTTCCTTATGTTCCTTTCAGGAAAAATGAAGCTTCCTTGGTATATACTCGTAGTTGAGTACCTATTTTGTTAAAAAGTATTTGTTTATCATATATTCTAAAGTGAATTAATTAGAGTGGGTAAATCTATAATAATGGCAtttatatttgttatgtttattaGCTGTGGCCACATTCGTACAATTGTTACTTTATAGTCGTcctaaaaaaagaaagaaagggtCAGCGGTATCTTCGATCTCggcacgtttttagggttccgtacctcaaaaggaaaaaaatggaacccttataggatcactcgtgcgtctgtctgtctgtccgtctgtcacagactattttctccgaaactaatgggtcaattaagttgaaatttggtacacatatgtaagtttgtgacccaaagacggacatgtaacgtaaacaaatgaattttaaacaggggggccacttttggggggtaaatgagaaaattaaaaagtttttcaaactatatcgtgttacatatcaaatgaaagagctcattatgagaatcttaaatatatattttttataattttaagataaacagtttagaagttattcaagaaaataggc contains the following coding sequences:
- the LOC134741674 gene encoding gamma-aminobutyric acid receptor subunit beta-like, with amino-acid sequence MRPRRQRLAPALALARLLPLVFSLVRAQNERAVAAADRLENVTHTVSRILDGYDIRLRPNFGGDPLYVGMDLTIASFDAISEVNMDYTITLYLNQYWKDERLGFGLQDEVLTLSGDFADKIWVPDTFFANDKNSFLHDVTERNKLVRLGGDGSITYGMRFTATLACMMDLHYYPLDSQNCTVEIESYGYTVSDVVMYWKETPVRGVEDAELPQFTILGHETNDRIEKLATGVYQRLSLSFKLRRNIGYFVFQTYLPCILIVMLSWVSFWINHEATSARVALGITTVLTMTTISTGVRSSLPRISYVKAIDIYLVMCFVFVFAALLEYAAVNYTYWGARARRRAKLKKGEMSTSTSVEKDFKCSGGSRSPEEIIALRECTSSAGRVSPLLGLRSKPLPAAAAGAPPSLRLQRDHTHLRYRTRPNSRNSKNGSTGKPKMIHALRRGASVLKASMPKIRDVNVIDTYSRVIFPVSFLVFNAVYWVFYIFD